The Cylindrospermopsis curvispora GIHE-G1 genome contains a region encoding:
- a CDS encoding glycoside hydrolase family 13 protein: protein MQIHTPDWVKHAIFYQIFPDRFAKGKQFKPSLLSNPQWEDWDASPTLQGYKGGDLWGVLEKLDHIENLGVNAIYFTPIFQSGSNHRYHTHDYYQVDPLLGGNGAFRELLNEAHKRNIKIVLDGVFNHASRGIFFFHDILENGPNSPWVDWFKIQDWPLAPYTNDAPANYESWADIRSLPVFNHDHPDVREYIMQIAEYWIKFGIDGWRLDVPNEIKTPGFWQEFRERVKAINPDAYIVGEVWVDSRQWLDGTQFDGVMNYLFTGPTIAFTVGNRIELEMIEGRAYEAFPSLSAAEYAEKMQELLNLYPWEIQLTQLNLLASHDTARLISIAGGDITSVELATLLLLTFPGSPSIYYGDEVGLPGGLDPDCRRGFPIIDKWNLEILKTHKQLISLRHQYAALRIGDYQVIYADTTLYVFVRSWEDQELMIAINIGEDRVTASLHSYKPAKLLYGNGEVLWNGEKIEINIPARSGAIFG from the coding sequence GGTAAACAATTTAAACCTAGCTTATTAAGCAATCCCCAATGGGAAGATTGGGATGCTTCCCCCACTTTACAAGGTTATAAAGGTGGAGACTTGTGGGGTGTTTTAGAAAAATTAGACCATATAGAAAACTTGGGAGTTAACGCTATTTACTTTACTCCTATTTTTCAGTCTGGGAGCAATCATCGTTATCATACCCACGACTACTATCAAGTGGATCCGTTATTAGGGGGAAATGGAGCTTTTAGAGAGTTGTTAAACGAGGCGCACAAACGCAATATAAAGATTGTGTTAGATGGGGTTTTTAATCATGCAAGTCGAGGGATTTTCTTCTTCCATGATATATTAGAAAATGGTCCAAATTCTCCCTGGGTGGACTGGTTTAAAATTCAGGACTGGCCACTTGCACCCTATACCAACGACGCACCAGCAAATTATGAAAGTTGGGCAGATATTCGTTCCTTACCAGTATTTAATCATGATCATCCAGATGTGCGGGAATATATTATGCAAATTGCCGAATATTGGATAAAATTTGGCATTGATGGATGGCGTTTAGATGTACCTAATGAAATTAAAACTCCTGGGTTTTGGCAAGAATTTCGAGAACGGGTGAAAGCAATTAATCCGGATGCTTATATTGTGGGAGAGGTGTGGGTTGATTCTCGTCAGTGGTTAGATGGCACCCAATTTGATGGAGTCATGAATTACTTATTTACAGGTCCTACTATTGCTTTTACTGTAGGAAATCGGATAGAATTGGAAATGATAGAAGGACGTGCTTATGAAGCTTTTCCATCTTTATCTGCAGCTGAGTATGCTGAGAAAATGCAGGAGCTATTAAACCTGTACCCATGGGAAATTCAACTAACCCAACTAAATTTACTGGCAAGTCATGATACAGCCAGATTAATTTCCATTGCTGGTGGTGATATTACATCTGTTGAATTGGCAACCCTATTACTATTGACATTTCCTGGATCGCCCAGTATATATTATGGAGACGAAGTTGGCTTACCTGGTGGGTTAGACCCCGATTGTCGTCGAGGTTTTCCTATAATTGATAAATGGAACTTAGAAATCCTGAAAACTCATAAACAGTTAATTTCTTTGCGTCATCAATATGCTGCTTTAAGGATAGGAGATTATCAAGTTATTTATGCGGATACCACATTATATGTGTTTGTCAGGAGTTGGGAAGATCAGGAGTTAATGATTGCCATTAATATAGGAGAGGATAGAGTTACAGCTAGTCTACATAGCTACAAACCAGCCAAGCTGTTGTATGGTAATGGAGAAGTATTATGGAATGGAGAGAAGATTGAGATCAATATTCCTGCACGCAGCGGGGCGATTTTTGGTTAG
- a CDS encoding U32 family peptidase, with amino-acid sequence MNNIKNITLPELLAPAGNWECAKAAVENGADAIYFGLEKFNARMRSHNFTISDLPELIEFLHSRGVKGYVTLNTLIFSSELQEVEQYLKTMITAGVDAVIVQDVGICRLIRHLSCDFPIHASTQMTITSAAGVNFAKSLGCQLVVLARECSIREINKIQQQILDKNIPLPLEIFVHGALCVAYSGQCLTSEALGGRSANRGECAQACRMPYDLIADEKIVDLGNRKYLLSPQDLSGIEVLPDLVKCGVTSLKIEGRLKTPEYVANVTQVYRQALNKIASEASTGDKRRLDDGHNKYRLEMAFSRGLYTGWFRGINNQELVHGNFGKKRGVYVGEVTRIKNEQITLKIVAPIKAGDGVVFDCAHPELPEEGGRVYTVTQKGKEVVLTFGRDAINPSKIHIGDKIWKTSDPELDKAIRQTYTGENPHFTKPIHLELFGETGEKLIAIVGDEIGNIVKVESEMLLVEAHTKPLTTEKLQEQFGRLGNTPFHLGTLENKIMGNVILPVSELNRMRRELVTRLQVLRSKPQVWQINHDHQWQDLLKIVRDDKSVTDAGVSLIILVRSMKQLMAVLDTNIETVYCEFEDPRKYQTAVKLCRDTQKSVNLYIAPPRITKPGENWILKQLKECQADGYLVRNYDHLEYFADAQCVGDFSLNIANPLSADYFQKQFNLKRLTASYDLNINQLIDLITTYTPQFLEVTIHQHIPMFHIEHCVFCAFLSQGTDYTNCGRPCEKQELKIRDRVGSEHIVKADTGCRNTIYNSAAQTGAEYVHKLISVGLKNFRIEFLHETPQQVTQTINYYQQLIQGEITGSQVWKTLKLQNQLGVTRGALTDH; translated from the coding sequence ATGAATAACATCAAAAACATCACACTCCCCGAACTCCTAGCACCTGCGGGTAACTGGGAATGTGCAAAAGCAGCAGTAGAAAATGGTGCAGATGCAATTTACTTTGGTTTAGAGAAATTTAACGCAAGAATGCGATCGCACAACTTTACTATTAGCGACTTACCAGAATTAATAGAGTTTTTACACTCACGGGGAGTAAAGGGATACGTCACCCTAAACACCCTAATTTTCAGTTCAGAACTCCAGGAAGTGGAGCAATACCTCAAAACCATGATTACTGCTGGTGTGGATGCTGTGATTGTTCAGGATGTGGGTATTTGTCGTCTGATTCGTCATCTTTCTTGTGATTTTCCCATTCATGCATCAACTCAGATGACCATTACCAGTGCTGCTGGGGTGAATTTTGCTAAATCTCTGGGATGTCAATTAGTTGTTTTAGCGCGAGAGTGTTCAATTAGGGAGATTAATAAAATCCAACAACAAATATTAGACAAAAACATCCCCTTACCCTTAGAAATATTTGTACATGGTGCATTGTGTGTTGCTTATTCCGGACAATGTTTAACTAGTGAAGCCTTGGGGGGACGCTCCGCGAACAGAGGGGAATGTGCTCAAGCTTGTAGAATGCCTTATGATTTAATAGCAGACGAGAAAATTGTTGACCTAGGTAATCGCAAATATTTACTCAGTCCCCAGGATCTATCTGGAATAGAGGTATTGCCAGATTTAGTAAAATGTGGAGTAACGTCTTTAAAAATTGAAGGTAGATTAAAAACTCCTGAATACGTTGCTAACGTTACTCAAGTTTATCGCCAAGCATTAAACAAAATTGCCAGTGAAGCTAGCACAGGTGACAAAAGGAGATTAGATGATGGCCATAACAAGTATCGCTTAGAGATGGCTTTCTCCCGTGGACTTTATACGGGATGGTTTAGAGGTATTAATAATCAAGAATTGGTACATGGAAATTTTGGCAAAAAACGCGGGGTTTATGTGGGCGAGGTAACCCGCATTAAAAATGAACAAATAACTTTAAAAATAGTCGCACCCATTAAAGCAGGTGATGGGGTGGTATTTGACTGTGCACATCCAGAATTACCAGAAGAGGGGGGGAGGGTATACACGGTCACACAAAAAGGAAAAGAAGTAGTTTTAACTTTTGGTAGGGATGCTATCAATCCCAGCAAAATTCATATAGGCGATAAGATTTGGAAAACCAGTGACCCAGAATTAGATAAAGCAATTCGTCAAACCTACACAGGAGAAAATCCCCATTTTACCAAACCAATTCATCTAGAATTATTTGGGGAAACAGGAGAAAAATTAATAGCTATAGTTGGGGATGAAATTGGTAATATTGTCAAAGTAGAATCAGAAATGCTCCTAGTTGAGGCTCATACTAAACCCTTAACTACAGAAAAATTGCAAGAACAATTTGGACGTTTGGGCAATACACCATTTCATTTAGGAACTTTAGAAAACAAAATTATGGGTAATGTGATTTTACCTGTGAGTGAGTTGAATAGAATGCGTCGAGAACTGGTCACAAGATTGCAAGTTCTTAGAAGTAAACCCCAAGTTTGGCAGATAAATCATGATCATCAATGGCAAGATCTGCTCAAGATTGTCAGAGATGATAAGAGTGTAACCGATGCAGGTGTTTCTTTGATAATACTAGTCAGGAGCATGAAACAACTCATGGCTGTGTTAGATACAAATATTGAAACAGTATATTGTGAATTTGAAGATCCTCGTAAATATCAAACCGCAGTAAAACTCTGTCGGGATACCCAGAAATCTGTGAACCTATATATTGCACCTCCTCGCATTACTAAACCGGGAGAAAATTGGATTTTGAAACAGCTAAAAGAATGCCAAGCAGATGGTTACTTAGTTAGAAATTATGATCACCTGGAATATTTTGCTGATGCCCAGTGTGTTGGTGATTTCTCTTTAAATATTGCTAACCCTTTGAGTGCGGACTATTTTCAAAAACAATTTAACCTAAAACGTTTAACTGCTTCCTATGACTTGAATATTAATCAACTTATAGATTTAATCACCACTTACACACCGCAATTTTTAGAGGTGACAATACATCAACATATCCCCATGTTCCATATAGAACACTGTGTATTTTGTGCCTTTCTCTCCCAGGGAACAGATTACACCAATTGTGGTCGTCCTTGTGAAAAACAGGAATTAAAAATTCGAGATAGAGTGGGTAGCGAGCATATAGTAAAAGCAGATACAGGATGTAGAAATACTATATATAACAGTGCTGCACAAACTGGAGCAGAATATGTACACAAACTAATTAGTGTGGGGTTGAAAAATTTTAGAATCGAATTTCTCCATGAAACACCACAACAGGTTACCCAAACCATCAATTATTACCAACAACTTATCCAAGGAGAAATCACCGGTTCACAAGTTTGGAAAACCTTAAAATTGCAAAATCAACTGGGTGTAACTCGTGGTGCATTAACCGATCACTAA
- a CDS encoding ATP-binding response regulator, protein MNDGIIKVLLIDDAEDDYILTRDCFGQFQLTTCDLEWVNSYQLAREYIAQYQHDIYLVDYYLESNNGLKLLQEATENGWNFPFILLARKEDIKSDIEVIKIGAVDYLEKSQLTAPLLEKSIHYAIEKKQRDEKIHQQEILLDGSNDAIFVTDLDHQHILFWNKAAERIYGWSAEIAMTKQIHHLFSAEKLPQLSRVLKLLTSYGNWEGELTQINKSEQEVIVASRWTLVMTFNRKHQSILVVNTDITQKKQLEQKFLRVQRLESIGTLASGVVHDLNNVLTPILMTAQILETQVKDEKPRQLIPILIASAKRGANLVKQVLSFARGIEGERTILQIKHLLIEVQNIIKETFPKTIILTTEIPQDLWTVCGDATQLHQVLMNLCINARDAMPNGGTLSIKSENLLIDDHYTQTHTDCKPGAYVLISIRDTGVGIKPTLIDRIFEPFFTTKDVGQGTGLGLSTVLGIVKAHGGFINVYSQENKGSEFQVYLPAQDTSEVMETTEISPPRGHGETILVVDDEPAICEITKASLENYNYRVMTAHDGIEAIALYVEHRDQISLILTDIVMPSMDGLTSIRTLKKINPHLKIIAFSGLAPSDKINAAYNMGVTAFLCKPFTATQLLQTISAVNGINNFAIN, encoded by the coding sequence ATGAATGACGGAATCATAAAAGTTTTGTTAATTGATGATGCTGAAGATGATTATATTTTAACTCGTGACTGTTTTGGACAGTTCCAGCTGACTACCTGTGATTTGGAATGGGTTAATAGCTATCAATTAGCTAGGGAATATATAGCCCAATACCAACATGATATTTATCTAGTAGATTATTATTTAGAGAGTAACAATGGCTTAAAATTATTACAAGAAGCTACAGAAAATGGTTGGAACTTTCCATTTATTTTATTGGCACGTAAGGAGGATATAAAATCGGATATAGAGGTGATAAAAATTGGAGCCGTGGATTATCTGGAAAAAAGTCAATTAACAGCCCCCTTATTAGAAAAATCAATCCATTATGCGATTGAAAAAAAACAAAGAGATGAGAAAATTCACCAACAAGAGATCTTGCTGGATGGGTCTAATGATGCGATTTTTGTAACTGATTTAGATCATCAGCACATTTTATTTTGGAATAAAGCAGCAGAACGTATATATGGTTGGTCTGCGGAAATAGCAATGACAAAACAAATTCATCACTTATTTTCAGCAGAAAAGTTACCTCAACTTTCCCGGGTGCTTAAATTACTAACCAGCTATGGCAATTGGGAGGGGGAACTGACACAAATTAATAAGTCCGAGCAAGAAGTAATTGTTGCGAGTCGCTGGACATTAGTAATGACCTTCAACCGTAAACATCAATCTATTTTAGTGGTTAATACTGATATTACCCAAAAAAAGCAATTGGAGCAGAAATTCCTACGGGTTCAAAGACTAGAAAGTATCGGTACTTTGGCTAGTGGTGTGGTCCACGATCTAAATAATGTTCTCACCCCAATTTTGATGACAGCACAAATCTTAGAAACTCAAGTGAAAGATGAAAAACCTCGTCAACTGATTCCTATATTAATTGCTAGTGCTAAACGCGGGGCAAATTTGGTTAAACAAGTGTTATCCTTTGCCAGAGGTATAGAAGGGGAGCGGACTATTTTACAAATAAAACACTTACTCATAGAAGTTCAGAATATTATTAAAGAAACATTCCCTAAAACTATTATTTTAACCACTGAAATTCCTCAAGATTTGTGGACTGTCTGTGGTGATGCTACTCAATTACATCAGGTTTTAATGAATCTGTGTATCAATGCTCGGGATGCTATGCCCAATGGTGGTACTTTAAGTATTAAATCTGAAAATCTATTGATTGATGACCATTATACTCAAACACATACTGATTGTAAACCAGGTGCTTATGTGTTGATTAGTATCAGAGACACCGGTGTGGGTATTAAACCAACCCTGATTGATCGGATATTTGAACCTTTCTTCACCACTAAGGATGTTGGTCAGGGTACCGGTTTAGGACTTTCCACGGTTTTGGGAATTGTTAAAGCTCATGGTGGTTTTATTAATGTTTACAGTCAAGAAAACAAGGGTAGTGAGTTTCAAGTTTATTTGCCAGCTCAAGATACAAGTGAAGTTATGGAGACCACAGAAATATCCCCTCCTCGTGGTCACGGAGAAACCATTTTGGTGGTTGATGATGAACCAGCTATTTGTGAAATAACAAAAGCATCACTAGAGAATTATAACTATCGGGTAATGACCGCCCATGATGGTATTGAAGCGATCGCCTTATATGTGGAACATCGAGATCAGATATCCCTGATTCTAACTGATATAGTTATGCCATCCATGGATGGATTGACCAGTATTCGAACTCTCAAGAAAATTAATCCCCATTTAAAAATTATTGCTTTTAGTGGGTTAGCACCCAGTGATAAAATTAATGCAGCTTATAATATGGGTGTAACAGCATTTTTATGTAAACCTTTTACTGCTACCCAATTATTGCAAACCATTAGTGCGGTAAATGGAATAAATAATTTTGCCATCAATTAA
- the pyrR gene encoding bifunctional pyr operon transcriptional regulator/uracil phosphoribosyltransferase PyrR — MSTKVVEILSSEELRRTSTRLASQIVEKTRDLSQLVFLGIYTRGVCLAKLLARQVENLEGISVSVGALDITFYRDDLDKIGPRTPAKTHIPFDLTGKTVILVDDVIFKGRTIRAALNAVNEYGRPELIRLAVLVDRGHRELPIHPDFIGKKLPTTKEEIVKVYLQDFDGRDAVELISN; from the coding sequence ATGTCTACTAAGGTAGTTGAAATTCTCTCATCGGAAGAGTTACGTCGTACTTCAACCCGTCTAGCTTCTCAAATTGTGGAAAAGACTCGCGACTTATCACAGTTAGTTTTTTTAGGTATCTACACCAGAGGAGTATGTTTGGCTAAGTTACTAGCACGTCAAGTGGAAAATTTAGAAGGTATCAGCGTCTCCGTGGGAGCATTGGATATCACATTCTATCGTGACGACCTAGACAAAATTGGACCAAGAACCCCAGCTAAAACTCACATACCTTTTGATTTGACTGGTAAAACTGTGATTTTGGTGGATGATGTGATTTTTAAAGGTAGAACTATTCGCGCAGCTCTGAATGCTGTTAATGAATATGGTAGACCAGAACTAATTCGTTTAGCAGTTCTAGTAGACCGGGGTCACCGAGAATTACCTATTCATCCAGATTTTATCGGTAAAAAATTACCAACTACCAAGGAAGAAATTGTTAAGGTTTACCTGCAAGATTTTGATGGTAGGGACGCAGTGGAGTTAATCAGCAATTAA
- the cbiB gene encoding adenosylcobinamide-phosphate synthase CbiB: protein MSYIILIMAAFLDYIIGDPWGWPHPVRVMGWFISHCTQFSWQHFYEPLSQRLAGIGLALTTIGAAAVSGWLIVHITHWLHPWLGITIASILLASCFALHSLTKAALDVIKPLNDGQLSQARQILSQYVGRDTADLSESEILRAVLETVTENATDGVMAPLFYAIIGILIPGIGPIPLALAYKASSTLDSMVGYREPPYTYIGWFSAKLEDCLTWVPCRLTVITLAILSLKPLRVWRLCRRDAIQDPSPNSGWSECAYAAILGVQMGGLNWYKGVAKYKPLLGDPIYPITSTSIYRALQLTRYSFLLWLGLTIAAYKVITTYYIDYHVY, encoded by the coding sequence ATGAGCTACATCATATTAATAATGGCTGCTTTCTTAGATTACATCATTGGTGATCCCTGGGGTTGGCCTCACCCTGTTAGGGTAATGGGTTGGTTTATTTCTCATTGCACTCAATTTTCCTGGCAACACTTCTATGAACCCCTATCACAGCGTCTAGCTGGTATTGGTTTGGCCTTGACTACAATTGGTGCTGCTGCTGTATCTGGGTGGCTGATTGTTCATATTACCCACTGGTTACACCCCTGGTTAGGCATTACTATTGCCAGTATTTTACTGGCCAGTTGTTTTGCTCTTCACAGTTTAACCAAAGCTGCTTTGGATGTTATCAAACCTTTAAATGATGGCCAATTATCACAAGCTCGACAGATTCTCAGTCAATACGTGGGTAGAGATACAGCAGATCTCTCGGAATCAGAAATCCTGCGAGCAGTTTTAGAAACCGTGACGGAAAATGCCACGGATGGGGTTATGGCTCCTTTATTTTATGCTATTATCGGTATATTGATTCCCGGTATTGGTCCTATTCCTTTGGCCCTAGCTTATAAAGCTAGTAGCACTTTAGATTCTATGGTTGGTTATCGAGAACCTCCCTATACCTATATCGGTTGGTTTAGTGCTAAACTGGAAGACTGTTTGACTTGGGTTCCCTGTCGTTTAACAGTCATCACCTTGGCTATTTTGTCACTTAAACCCCTACGTGTTTGGCGTCTTTGCAGGCGGGATGCCATTCAAGACCCTAGCCCCAATTCTGGTTGGAGTGAATGCGCCTATGCTGCCATTTTGGGCGTCCAGATGGGAGGATTGAACTGGTATAAAGGAGTGGCTAAGTATAAACCACTTTTGGGGGATCCTATTTATCCCATTACTTCTACTTCTATTTATCGAGCTTTACAATTAACTCGATATTCCTTTTTACTTTGGTTAGGGTTGACAATTGCAGCATATAAAGTTATTACAACTTATTATATTGATTATCATGTCTACTAA
- a CDS encoding Rrf2 family transcriptional regulator produces MKLTTRGHYSVKALLDLSLQPKYGPASVKAIASRQEIPAAYLEKLLIEMRHAGLVHSLRGSIGGYKLARHPQQISIGEILEAVGENITDLAVKVSPSTQAEDWVTFTLWQRLNQKLRESLYSITLADLYYDARSRQAAVGEEASFVV; encoded by the coding sequence ATGAAATTAACTACCAGGGGACACTACAGTGTAAAGGCGTTGCTGGATTTGAGTTTACAACCAAAATATGGACCTGCTTCCGTGAAGGCGATCGCCTCGCGGCAAGAAATTCCTGCTGCTTATTTAGAAAAGCTATTGATAGAAATGCGTCATGCTGGTTTAGTTCACTCCCTACGTGGGAGTATTGGTGGCTATAAATTAGCAAGACACCCTCAACAAATTTCCATAGGGGAGATTTTAGAAGCGGTGGGGGAAAATATCACTGATTTGGCTGTGAAAGTTTCACCATCCACACAAGCTGAAGATTGGGTAACATTTACTTTGTGGCAAAGACTCAACCAAAAGTTACGAGAATCTCTATATAGTATTACCTTGGCTGACCTCTATTATGATGCTAGAAGCAGACAAGCTGCTGTTGGGGAAGAAGCAAGTTTTGTGGTTTAG
- a CDS encoding AbrB family transcriptional regulator, translating to MPKQKKIDPLVGEELLQRVKELGNETREEKAKQCGYYTITKNGIERVNIMKFLNALIEAEGIQLDGTPSANGRGGRSASYRVSVQSNNNLLIGSAYTKQMNLKPGDEFVITLGKKHIRLRQVEPEEREDDDQLEEVTA from the coding sequence ATGCCTAAGCAAAAGAAAATTGACCCCCTTGTTGGTGAAGAACTGCTCCAAAGGGTTAAGGAGCTAGGGAACGAAACCAGGGAAGAGAAAGCTAAACAGTGTGGCTACTATACCATTACCAAGAATGGGATAGAGCGGGTGAATATAATGAAGTTCTTGAATGCCTTAATTGAGGCCGAGGGTATTCAGTTAGATGGCACACCCAGTGCCAACGGTCGTGGTGGAAGGAGTGCCAGCTATAGAGTTAGCGTGCAGTCGAACAACAATTTACTCATAGGTTCAGCTTACACAAAACAGATGAATCTAAAACCCGGCGATGAATTTGTCATCACCTTAGGTAAAAAGCATATTCGACTGCGACAAGTAGAGCCAGAAGAAAGAGAAGATGATGATCAGCTGGAAGAAGTAACAGCCTAA
- a CDS encoding chloride channel protein has translation MSLLPPTQIHKVFQPTTFPHISTFLTNLIRRFQPSQETVVLFLAILIGSGTGMGVVTFHYLIEFVHDLMLENLMASIGRWGAWTLACVPTLGGIIVGLMRWRTQDFGPGLLSLIAVSQGKEVKQKLRPVTKMIAAGVSLGSGASLGPEGPSVEIGANFGVLFSDVLQVSQERQRLLIGAGAAAGLAAGFNAPIAGVFFALEVVLGTTSFATSAVSVVLLAAVVAALIAQIGLGSQPAFTLPAYEVRSLLELPLYLGLGLGASVVALTYKQSISMAQNLFNGKFKGLAFLGKIPKPLQPVIGGFLVGLVALKYPQILGIGYGTVEAILQDREFSLYLLLALMVLKLLATAISSASGFVGGLFAPAMFLGASLGSAYGKFLSLIFPGVAEYMAAPPAYAMVGMAAVLAASVRAPLTAILMLFELTRDYRIVLPLMAAVGLSIWLIELIKPTVSSNVNLQQIGLAELKDHKLEVIQTTSVAEAIHFHPKKIPANLSVLEAALEMIHDHVPSALVIDANEKLVGIVSLDDINRTLSRWENYQTPSDQLKPDFFGQTILDICTTDILYAWQDEPLSEALDRMALRGLQQLPVLDRHNPDCIVGLLEQKEIALTCNLATTRKAVEPYLSKDC, from the coding sequence ATGAGCTTGTTGCCTCCCACACAAATACATAAGGTATTTCAACCGACTACCTTTCCCCATATTTCCACTTTCTTAACCAATCTGATTCGCCGTTTCCAGCCATCCCAGGAAACGGTAGTATTATTTCTAGCTATACTTATCGGTAGTGGTACAGGTATGGGTGTAGTAACCTTCCACTATTTAATTGAATTTGTTCACGACTTAATGTTAGAAAACTTAATGGCATCCATAGGAAGGTGGGGAGCTTGGACTTTAGCTTGTGTTCCTACCTTAGGTGGCATAATTGTTGGTCTAATGCGTTGGCGCACTCAGGATTTTGGTCCTGGGCTTTTGTCTTTAATTGCTGTTTCTCAAGGGAAGGAAGTTAAGCAAAAACTTCGTCCCGTTACCAAAATGATAGCTGCTGGTGTTTCTTTGGGTAGTGGTGCTTCCCTGGGTCCAGAGGGTCCCAGTGTGGAAATTGGGGCAAATTTTGGGGTTTTATTCTCAGATGTCTTACAGGTTTCTCAAGAACGACAAAGACTGTTAATAGGAGCAGGTGCTGCTGCTGGTTTAGCCGCTGGGTTCAACGCTCCCATTGCTGGAGTGTTTTTCGCCTTAGAAGTGGTTTTGGGCACCACCTCTTTTGCTACATCAGCAGTTAGTGTGGTTTTACTAGCAGCAGTGGTGGCAGCCTTAATCGCTCAAATTGGTTTGGGCAGTCAACCGGCTTTTACTTTACCTGCATACGAGGTTCGTAGTCTTTTGGAATTACCCCTATATCTGGGTTTAGGTTTGGGAGCTAGTGTGGTAGCTCTTACTTATAAACAATCTATTAGCATGGCCCAAAACTTGTTTAATGGCAAATTTAAGGGTCTGGCATTTTTGGGTAAGATTCCCAAACCTCTACAACCAGTTATCGGTGGTTTTCTGGTTGGTTTGGTAGCCTTAAAGTATCCGCAAATTTTGGGTATCGGTTATGGAACCGTGGAAGCTATTTTACAAGACCGGGAATTTTCTTTGTATCTCTTGCTGGCTTTAATGGTATTAAAACTATTAGCAACGGCAATTAGTTCGGCCAGTGGTTTTGTTGGGGGACTTTTTGCCCCAGCAATGTTTTTAGGCGCATCCCTGGGTTCTGCATACGGAAAGTTCCTGTCCTTGATATTTCCAGGTGTGGCTGAGTATATGGCTGCACCCCCCGCTTATGCCATGGTTGGCATGGCCGCTGTTTTAGCTGCCAGTGTTCGAGCTCCTTTAACTGCTATATTAATGTTGTTTGAACTGACCCGTGATTACCGTATTGTTTTGCCTTTGATGGCAGCAGTGGGTTTAAGTATATGGCTCATAGAATTGATCAAACCTACTGTTAGTTCCAACGTGAACCTACAACAAATTGGTCTTGCGGAATTAAAAGATCACAAATTGGAAGTAATTCAAACCACTTCTGTCGCTGAGGCCATCCATTTCCACCCCAAAAAAATCCCCGCCAATCTTAGCGTGTTAGAAGCAGCTTTGGAAATGATCCATGATCATGTTCCTAGCGCCTTAGTGATTGATGCTAATGAAAAATTGGTGGGTATTGTCTCTTTGGATGATATTAATCGTACCCTTTCTCGCTGGGAAAACTACCAAACTCCCTCTGACCAACTAAAGCCCGATTTTTTTGGTCAAACCATTCTCGATATTTGTACCACCGATATCCTTTATGCTTGGCAAGATGAACCTTTGTCTGAGGCTTTAGACCGTATGGCACTCAGAGGATTACAGCAATTACCGGTTTTAGACAGGCATAATCCTGATTGTATTGTGGGTTTGTTAGAACAGAAAGAAATTGCTTTAACCTGTAATTTAGCAACCACTCGCAAAGCTGTAGAGCCTTATTTATCTAAAGACTGCTGA